The following are from one region of the Paenibacillus protaetiae genome:
- the lysS gene encoding lysine--tRNA ligase — protein MDKVEHQNQEQGQVQEQELSELLQIRRNKLDELRSLGVDPFGGKFVRSHQAKQIFEAYEGLEKEELEEKAVQVTIAGRIMQKRVMGKASFAHIQDLSGKIQIYVRKDSVEESKYAAFNMLDIGDIVGVKGTVFKTNTGELSVKVSEIDVLTKSLLPLPDKYHGLKDVELRYRQRYVDLIVNPEVRETFITRSRIIQSMRRYLDSLGFLEVETPTLHTIPGGAAARPFITHHNALDMALYMRIAIELHLKRLIVGGMEKVYEIGRVYRNEGISTRHNPEFTLLELYEAYADYKDIMELTENVIVHVAQDVLGTTNITYQGQEVNLGKPWRRQSMVDLVKEATGVDFSAEMTDEEAHALAKEHKVQVEPHMSFGHILNAFFETFVEHTLIEPTFVTGHPVAISPLAKKNAEDPRFTDRFELFIVGREHANAFTELNDPIDQRERFEAQVAEKEQGNDEAHEMDDDFIRALEFGMPPTGGLGIGIDRLIMLLTDAPSIRDVLLFPHMRDSHQS, from the coding sequence ATGGATAAAGTGGAACATCAAAATCAAGAGCAAGGACAAGTGCAGGAGCAAGAGCTTAGCGAGCTGCTGCAAATACGCAGAAACAAGCTGGACGAGCTGCGCTCGCTTGGCGTAGACCCGTTTGGAGGCAAGTTCGTCCGTTCGCATCAGGCGAAACAAATTTTTGAAGCGTATGAAGGGCTCGAGAAAGAAGAGCTGGAAGAGAAAGCTGTCCAAGTGACCATTGCCGGCCGTATTATGCAAAAGCGGGTAATGGGCAAAGCTTCGTTTGCGCATATTCAAGATTTGAGCGGCAAAATTCAAATCTACGTCCGCAAAGATTCGGTTGAAGAAAGCAAATACGCCGCATTCAACATGCTGGATATCGGCGATATCGTTGGCGTTAAAGGCACCGTGTTCAAAACGAATACCGGTGAGCTTTCGGTCAAAGTAAGCGAAATTGACGTACTGACGAAGTCGCTCCTTCCGCTGCCGGACAAGTACCACGGCTTGAAGGATGTGGAGCTGCGTTACCGCCAGCGTTACGTGGATCTGATCGTCAACCCGGAAGTGCGCGAGACGTTTATTACCCGTTCCCGCATTATCCAGTCGATGCGCCGTTACCTGGATTCGCTTGGCTTCCTCGAAGTCGAGACGCCAACGCTGCATACGATTCCGGGAGGAGCTGCGGCACGCCCGTTTATTACGCATCACAATGCGCTTGATATGGCGCTCTACATGCGTATCGCCATCGAGCTTCATTTGAAACGGCTGATTGTCGGCGGCATGGAGAAAGTATACGAGATCGGCCGCGTATACCGGAACGAAGGCATTTCCACCCGCCACAACCCGGAATTTACGCTGCTTGAGCTGTATGAAGCTTACGCTGACTATAAAGACATCATGGAACTGACGGAAAATGTCATCGTCCACGTGGCGCAAGACGTGCTTGGTACAACGAACATCACCTACCAAGGGCAGGAAGTGAACCTCGGCAAGCCTTGGCGCCGCCAGTCGATGGTCGATCTCGTCAAGGAAGCGACCGGCGTTGACTTCTCGGCAGAGATGACTGACGAAGAAGCGCATGCGCTGGCGAAGGAGCATAAAGTACAGGTTGAACCACATATGTCGTTTGGCCATATTTTGAATGCTTTCTTCGAAACGTTTGTTGAGCATACGCTGATCGAGCCGACGTTTGTGACGGGCCATCCGGTGGCAATTTCTCCGCTTGCGAAGAAAAATGCCGAAGATCCGCGCTTTACTGACCGTTTCGAGCTGTTTATCGTTGGCCGCGAGCATGCGAACGCCTTTACCGAGCTGAACGATCCGATCGACCAGCGCGAGCGTTTTGAAGCGCAAGTGGCGGAGAAGGAGCAAGGCAATGACGAAGCGCATGAAATGGATGATGATTTCATCCGCGCTCTGGAATTCGGCATGCCGCCGACAGGCGGTCTCGGGATCGGCATCGACCGCCTCATTATGCTGCTGACCGATGCTCCGTCCATCCGCGATGTGCTGCTCTTCCCTCATATGCGGGACAGCCATCAATCATAA
- the greA gene encoding transcription elongation factor GreA → MSDKEIILTQDGLKKLEEELENLKSVKRREVAERIKVAIGYGDISENSEYEDAKNEQAFIEGRIITLEKMLRNARIINNDEIDIDTVSIGSIVTVEDLEFGDTMEYTIVGTAESDPLQNKISNESPVGKAILGKKKGTVVDVSVPAGIIQYKIVDIKK, encoded by the coding sequence ATGAGCGATAAAGAGATTATTCTCACTCAAGACGGTTTGAAGAAGCTGGAGGAAGAACTTGAGAATCTGAAGTCGGTCAAACGCCGCGAAGTAGCCGAACGGATTAAAGTCGCTATCGGCTATGGCGATATTAGCGAAAACTCGGAATACGAGGATGCGAAGAACGAGCAGGCCTTTATTGAAGGGCGTATCATTACGCTTGAGAAGATGCTCCGCAACGCTCGTATTATTAATAATGATGAAATTGATATCGACACCGTCAGCATCGGTTCGATTGTAACAGTTGAAGATTTGGAGTTCGGTGATACAATGGAATATACCATTGTAGGGACTGCGGAGTCTGATCCGCTGCAAAACAAGATTTCCAATGAAAGCCCTGTTGGCAAGGCGATTTTAGGCAAGAAAAAGGGTACTGTCGTAGATGTAAGTGTTCCTGCTGGCATTATTCAATATAAAATCGTTGATATTAAAAAATAA
- the dusB gene encoding tRNA dihydrouridine synthase DusB, with product MLKIGNIEMKNNVVLAPMAGVCNPAFRLIAKEFGTGLVCAEMVSDKAILHGNKRTIEMLYVDEREKPLSLQIFGGDRESLVEAAKIVDKQTNADIIDINMGCPVPKVTKCDAGARWLLDPNKIYEMVSAVVDAVDKPVTVKMRIGWDDEHVYAVENAQAVERAGGKAVSVHGRTREQLYTGKANWDIIRDVKQSVSIPVIGNGDVFSPEDAKRLLEHTGCDGVMIGRGALGNPWMLYRTVQYLTSGELLPDPTPQEKMEVALLHLDRLSALRGESVAVREMRKHLAWYLKGLPGAARVKDVIMEETSRDKLAAILEQYISSLEESTAPGAAAGKAVH from the coding sequence ATGTTGAAAATCGGAAATATCGAGATGAAAAACAACGTCGTGCTTGCACCGATGGCCGGCGTATGCAATCCGGCATTCCGCCTGATCGCCAAGGAATTCGGCACAGGGCTCGTCTGCGCGGAGATGGTCAGCGACAAAGCGATTCTTCATGGCAATAAACGCACGATTGAAATGCTGTATGTAGATGAGAGGGAGAAACCGCTCAGCTTGCAAATTTTCGGGGGTGACCGCGAGTCGCTTGTCGAAGCTGCAAAAATTGTCGATAAGCAGACAAATGCTGACATTATCGACATTAATATGGGCTGTCCAGTGCCTAAAGTCACAAAATGTGACGCAGGCGCCCGCTGGCTTCTTGATCCGAATAAAATTTATGAGATGGTTTCTGCCGTTGTGGATGCCGTAGACAAACCGGTTACGGTCAAAATGCGCATCGGCTGGGATGACGAGCATGTTTACGCCGTGGAGAACGCGCAAGCGGTCGAACGGGCGGGCGGCAAGGCGGTCAGTGTTCATGGCCGCACCAGAGAGCAGCTGTATACGGGCAAAGCGAACTGGGACATTATCCGCGACGTGAAGCAGTCTGTATCCATTCCCGTTATCGGCAACGGCGACGTGTTTTCGCCGGAGGATGCGAAACGGCTGCTGGAACATACCGGCTGCGACGGCGTTATGATCGGCCGCGGCGCATTGGGCAACCCGTGGATGCTGTACCGCACCGTTCAATATTTGACGAGCGGCGAGCTGCTGCCGGATCCGACGCCGCAAGAGAAGATGGAAGTGGCGCTTTTGCACCTGGACCGTCTTTCGGCGCTTCGCGGCGAATCGGTTGCCGTACGCGAAATGCGCAAGCATTTGGCTTGGTACTTGAAGGGGCTGCCTGGCGCAGCGCGCGTCAAGGACGTCATTATGGAGGAAACCAGCCGCGACAAGCTGGCCGCCATTCTGGAGCAGTACATCAGCTCGCTTGAAGAATCGACTGCTCCCGGAGCAGCGGCCGGCAAAGCAGTTCATTAA
- a CDS encoding helix-turn-helix domain-containing protein — protein sequence MEYVQLAQRVRAFRKLKGYTQQELAKLLGVSVAVLGSLERGTRKPDKKLLMRISATLGISYEELVAENGEA from the coding sequence ATGGAATACGTTCAATTGGCACAGCGCGTCCGCGCATTCCGAAAGCTGAAGGGATATACGCAGCAAGAGCTGGCAAAGCTTCTAGGAGTATCGGTTGCCGTTCTTGGCTCTTTGGAGCGGGGAACCCGCAAGCCCGATAAGAAACTGCTGATGCGCATTTCAGCCACGCTGGGCATCAGTTACGAGGAGCTTGTAGCGGAGAACGGAGAAGCATAG
- the folK gene encoding 2-amino-4-hydroxy-6-hydroxymethyldihydropteridine diphosphokinase codes for MAASSPFEREASQAYVALGSNIGDRESLLRQAIDRLDGQDGVRVSRISSVYETEPVGYTDQPSFLNMVIAVQSELPPVELLKTLLHEEKELGRTRDIRWGPRTIDLDLLLYDSVEMETEELVLPHPRMMERAFVLVPLHDVLDAGHPLSERVASLAAAALQDGKEGITLWNTFNWHSASAHSES; via the coding sequence ATGGCAGCATCATCCCCGTTTGAGCGAGAAGCTTCGCAAGCATATGTCGCGCTTGGCTCCAATATAGGAGACCGGGAATCGCTGCTTCGGCAGGCGATCGACCGGCTGGACGGCCAGGATGGCGTCCGGGTGAGCCGCATTTCGTCCGTTTATGAAACGGAGCCGGTTGGTTACACCGATCAGCCGTCTTTTCTGAATATGGTTATAGCGGTGCAGTCGGAGCTGCCTCCTGTAGAGCTGCTGAAGACGCTTCTGCATGAAGAGAAAGAGCTTGGCCGGACAAGAGATATCCGCTGGGGGCCAAGAACGATAGATCTGGATTTGCTTCTATACGACAGCGTAGAGATGGAGACAGAGGAACTGGTATTGCCGCATCCGCGCATGATGGAGCGGGCATTTGTGCTTGTTCCGCTTCACGATGTGCTGGACGCCGGGCATCCCTTGTCAGAACGGGTTGCATCACTTGCAGCAGCAGCGCTTCAGGATGGAAAGGAAGGCATCACGTTATGGAATACGTTCAATTGGCACAGCGCGTCCGCGCATTCCGAAAGCTGA
- the folB gene encoding dihydroneopterin aldolase gives MDKMVMQGMSFYGYHGVFPEENKLGQRFGVDLEMVLDLGKASQTDELEYTVNYAEVHGLIKSIVEGSPFKLIEALAGHIATMVLEAYTRVHEVTVRVTKPNPPFDVHFDGVTIELRRGRGTDGSIIPV, from the coding sequence ATGGATAAGATGGTCATGCAAGGAATGTCGTTTTACGGTTACCATGGCGTTTTTCCGGAGGAGAACAAGCTGGGGCAGCGGTTTGGCGTCGATCTCGAAATGGTGTTAGATCTTGGAAAAGCGTCGCAAACCGATGAACTTGAATATACGGTCAATTATGCGGAAGTGCACGGTTTGATTAAATCCATTGTGGAAGGCAGCCCTTTTAAATTGATTGAGGCGCTTGCCGGCCATATTGCCACGATGGTTTTGGAAGCTTATACTAGGGTACATGAAGTGACCGTCCGGGTCACGAAACCTAACCCGCCGTTTGATGTGCATTTTGACGGCGTAACCATTGAGCTGCGGAGAGGACGGGGTACAGATGGCAGCATCATCCCCGTTTGA
- the folP gene encoding dihydropteroate synthase — protein sequence MGTLISGSNVQRTYDFGGGAKLEFGRRTLIMGILNATPDSFSDGGQYNSVEAAVQQALRMAGEGADLIDIGGESTRPGSDPVSLEEELRRVIPVIRAVREALPGMPLSIDTYKAETARQALEAGAHIINDIWALKADPDMAAVAEQYNCPVILCHNRHDMNYGDLITDIIEDLQESVAIARAAGISTRHMWLDPGPGFAKHTGHNLELLARLSELTSLGFPTLLATSRKRFIRETLDLPVHDLLEGTGATVALGIAQGCHMIRVHDVKAMKRVAMMADAIVYRGNGGGMNG from the coding sequence ATGGGAACTTTAATTAGCGGCAGCAACGTGCAGCGCACATATGATTTTGGCGGCGGCGCCAAGCTGGAATTTGGGCGCCGGACGCTTATTATGGGAATATTGAACGCAACGCCGGACTCTTTTTCGGATGGGGGCCAATACAACAGCGTGGAAGCGGCGGTCCAGCAGGCGCTGCGCATGGCGGGCGAAGGCGCGGACCTCATTGATATCGGCGGCGAATCGACGCGGCCGGGCAGCGACCCGGTATCGCTCGAGGAGGAGCTGCGCCGCGTCATTCCGGTGATCCGGGCTGTGCGGGAAGCGCTGCCTGGCATGCCGCTGTCGATTGATACCTATAAGGCGGAGACCGCCAGACAGGCGCTGGAAGCGGGCGCCCATATTATTAATGATATTTGGGCGCTGAAGGCGGACCCGGACATGGCCGCGGTTGCGGAGCAATACAATTGCCCGGTCATTTTATGCCATAACCGCCACGATATGAACTACGGCGACCTCATTACCGATATTATAGAAGATTTGCAGGAGAGCGTAGCGATTGCCAGGGCGGCGGGCATTTCCACCCGCCATATGTGGCTGGACCCCGGTCCCGGCTTTGCCAAGCATACCGGCCATAATTTGGAGCTGCTGGCGCGGCTGTCCGAGCTTACGTCCCTTGGCTTCCCGACGCTGCTTGCCACTTCGCGCAAACGGTTTATCCGCGAGACGCTGGATCTGCCGGTCCATGACCTGCTCGAAGGAACCGGCGCCACGGTGGCGCTTGGCATTGCGCAAGGCTGCCATATGATACGCGTGCATGATGTGAAAGCGATGAAGCGGGTTGCGATGATGGCCGATGCCATTGTGTACCGGGGAAACGGAGGCGGAATGAATGGATAA
- the pabC gene encoding aminodeoxychorismate lyase, producing MKVGYNGDVVDAKEAVISVFDHGFLYGMGLFETFRTYGGKPYLLDRHMQRLAAGCRELGIRIPITGAEVREWLSRLLAANGLGEAYVRLTVSAGDAGLGLPSGEYEQPNVVLLVKPLPDVSEEVYRQGRELRLLKTARNTPEGGYRLKSLHYMNNILAKQELLAAKVSAGAEGLMLTREGRLAEGIVSNLFFVRDGKVCTPGLETGILPGITRQRVLELASEAGYETEEGLYGWDDLLQAAEVWTTGSVQELMPITKLTDLQGVSYQVGQGTAGPAASALLAAYRHDARNVKA from the coding sequence ATGAAGGTCGGGTACAACGGGGATGTCGTAGATGCCAAAGAAGCTGTGATCTCAGTATTTGATCACGGCTTTTTGTACGGAATGGGGTTGTTTGAAACGTTCCGGACTTACGGGGGTAAACCTTATTTGCTGGACCGCCATATGCAGCGGCTGGCGGCTGGCTGCCGCGAGCTGGGCATCCGCATCCCGATTACCGGTGCGGAGGTGCGGGAATGGCTCAGCCGGCTGCTGGCGGCGAACGGGCTGGGAGAAGCGTATGTGCGCCTGACCGTATCGGCGGGCGATGCCGGCCTTGGGCTGCCGTCCGGCGAATATGAGCAGCCGAATGTGGTATTGCTCGTTAAGCCGCTGCCGGATGTAAGCGAGGAGGTTTACCGGCAGGGGCGGGAGCTGCGGCTGCTGAAGACGGCGCGGAATACGCCGGAAGGCGGTTATCGTCTAAAATCTCTCCATTATATGAACAATATATTGGCAAAACAGGAGCTGCTGGCGGCCAAAGTTTCGGCAGGTGCGGAAGGGCTGATGCTGACCCGTGAAGGCCGGCTTGCCGAAGGCATTGTCAGCAATCTGTTTTTTGTGCGGGACGGCAAAGTGTGCACCCCAGGCCTGGAGACGGGCATACTGCCCGGCATTACAAGGCAGCGGGTGCTGGAACTGGCGAGCGAAGCCGGCTATGAGACGGAAGAAGGGCTGTACGGCTGGGATGATCTGCTGCAGGCGGCTGAAGTATGGACAACGGGCTCTGTGCAGGAGCTGATGCCGATTACGAAGCTGACGGACCTGCAGGGCGTTTCTTATCAAGTGGGCCAGGGGACGGCAGGCCCTGCAGCCAGCGCCCTGCTTGCGGCGTACCGGCACGATGCGCGGAATGTCAAGGCTTAA
- the pabA gene encoding aminodeoxychorismate/anthranilate synthase component II, producing MILVIDNYDSFTYNLVQYLGQLGEDIIVKRNDEIGLEGIRELAPDHILISPGPCSPNEAGISLALIEHFKGEIPIFGVCLGHQSIGQAFGGEVVRAERLMHGKTSQIYHNGTSVFEGMPSPFTATRYHSLIVRRETLPDCLEITAETAEGEIMGLRHKAYPVEGVQFHPESIITEHGLTMLRNFLKRRAGAIQ from the coding sequence ATGATTCTTGTTATTGATAATTATGATTCGTTTACGTATAACCTGGTGCAGTATTTAGGACAGCTTGGCGAGGACATTATCGTCAAACGAAATGACGAAATCGGCCTGGAAGGTATCCGGGAGCTTGCTCCCGATCATATTCTTATTTCGCCGGGGCCATGTTCCCCGAATGAAGCGGGCATCAGCCTTGCGCTGATTGAGCATTTTAAAGGCGAGATTCCGATTTTTGGCGTTTGCCTCGGCCATCAGTCGATTGGCCAAGCTTTTGGCGGTGAAGTGGTGCGCGCGGAAAGGCTGATGCATGGCAAAACATCGCAAATTTATCATAACGGCACTTCCGTATTTGAAGGAATGCCTTCGCCGTTTACGGCTACGCGGTACCATTCGCTTATTGTCCGCCGCGAGACGCTGCCGGACTGCCTCGAAATTACGGCAGAGACGGCGGAAGGCGAAATTATGGGCTTGCGCCATAAGGCATATCCGGTTGAAGGCGTTCAGTTCCATCCGGAATCGATCATTACGGAGCATGGCCTCACGATGCTGCGCAATTTCTTGAAGCGGCGTGCCGGAGCCATCCAATGA
- a CDS encoding anthranilate synthase component I family protein, producing MSYTAWDQWSLWHAEGSYTMLPLLLKQPLLIKDRAAIPSWEAVWRDAYPYAFVLESGKDGRYTYLGLRPSEVIRGKGGGAESFGLEPEAAAADGLPILGGAAQGGMQSGQAAGRGGVRSWSGAPLPVIREWMSGFRAPRMEDGPLWTGGCAGYLSYDVARSIEKLPELAADDLDLPDYVFLRVNELWILDHTAGALYCAVHTPVAPDAAESELRAAYEQACRRAEQMAALWESRFGAEAAERTAADAAREERRKVMAEGQPDIQLPVPGAASPFPKEAFQAAVTRIQQYISQGDVFQANLSLRQQRSLATPPEELYEWLRLLNPSPYMGFMRFPDFQLVSASPELLVWKRGRQLATRPIAGTRRRGRTAEEDALMEQELHTNEKEIAEHIMLVDLERNDLGRIAAYGTVKVEELMAVERYSHVMHLVSQVEGQLADGKDGYDVIAATFPGGTITGAPKIRTMEIIEELEPVRRGPYTGSMGWIDYNGDMEFNIIIRTMVVQAGTVHIQTGAGIVIDSDPEREYVECMNKAKALWKAIQYSEAATVPAHEQA from the coding sequence ATGAGTTATACCGCTTGGGACCAATGGTCCTTATGGCATGCTGAAGGAAGCTACACTATGCTGCCCCTGCTGCTGAAGCAGCCGCTGCTGATCAAAGACCGTGCAGCCATCCCTTCCTGGGAAGCGGTATGGCGGGATGCTTATCCTTATGCGTTTGTACTGGAGAGCGGCAAGGACGGGCGTTATACCTATTTGGGCCTTCGGCCTTCCGAAGTCATCCGCGGCAAAGGAGGCGGCGCCGAGTCTTTTGGCTTGGAGCCTGAAGCTGCTGCGGCCGATGGCTTGCCTATCCTTGGCGGCGCGGCGCAAGGCGGCATGCAGTCCGGGCAGGCGGCCGGCCGAGGCGGGGTCCGCTCATGGAGCGGCGCGCCGCTTCCGGTAATACGGGAATGGATGTCCGGCTTCCGGGCGCCGCGTATGGAGGATGGTCCGCTGTGGACCGGCGGATGTGCAGGTTACCTTAGTTATGATGTAGCGCGCAGCATTGAGAAACTTCCGGAACTGGCGGCGGATGATTTGGATTTGCCGGACTATGTCTTTCTGCGCGTGAATGAACTGTGGATACTCGACCATACGGCAGGCGCGCTTTATTGCGCGGTGCATACGCCGGTTGCGCCGGATGCGGCCGAATCGGAGCTGCGGGCGGCTTATGAGCAGGCATGCAGGCGTGCGGAGCAAATGGCGGCGCTGTGGGAAAGTCGGTTTGGAGCGGAAGCGGCGGAACGTACTGCCGCTGATGCTGCACGCGAGGAGCGGCGCAAGGTGATGGCGGAAGGGCAGCCGGATATTCAGCTGCCAGTGCCGGGCGCGGCATCGCCTTTTCCGAAAGAAGCGTTCCAGGCGGCTGTTACCCGCATCCAGCAGTATATTTCGCAAGGCGATGTGTTTCAGGCCAATTTGTCGCTGCGCCAGCAGCGCAGCTTGGCCACGCCGCCTGAAGAGCTGTATGAATGGTTAAGGCTGCTGAATCCTTCCCCTTATATGGGCTTTATGCGGTTTCCCGATTTTCAGCTGGTGTCGGCTTCGCCGGAGCTGCTGGTATGGAAGCGGGGCCGCCAGCTGGCGACTCGGCCAATCGCCGGCACCAGGCGCCGGGGGCGCACGGCGGAGGAAGATGCGCTGATGGAGCAGGAGCTGCACACGAACGAAAAAGAAATCGCCGAGCATATTATGCTGGTGGATTTGGAGCGCAACGATTTGGGACGCATTGCTGCCTACGGTACGGTCAAGGTGGAAGAGCTGATGGCTGTCGAGCGTTATTCGCATGTGATGCATCTGGTGTCGCAGGTGGAGGGGCAGCTGGCGGATGGAAAAGACGGTTATGACGTTATAGCGGCAACGTTTCCGGGAGGGACGATTACCGGAGCGCCCAAAATCCGGACGATGGAGATTATCGAGGAGCTGGAGCCGGTGCGCCGCGGGCCGTATACAGGCTCGATGGGATGGATTGACTATAACGGCGATATGGAATTTAATATTATAATAAGAACAATGGTTGTGCAGGCTGGAACTGTCCATATTCAGACCGGCGCCGGGATCGTTATTGATTCAGATCCGGAGCGGGAGTACGTTGAATGCATGAATAAGGCGAAGGCGCTGTGGAAAGCGATTCAATACAGCGAAGCGGCAACCGTTCCGGCTCATGAGCAGGCTTAG
- the cysK gene encoding cysteine synthase A, producing the protein MAKIVQSVTELIGDTPLVRLNRIVPEGSAEIYVKLEYQNPGASVKDRIAIGMIEAAEREGLIKPGDTIVEPTSGNTGIGLALVAAAKGYKAIIVMPESMSIERRNLLRAYGAELVLTPGAEGMNGAVRKAEEIVAENPGYFIPQQFKNPANVQVHRDTTGPEIVEAINSLDGKLDAFVAGIGTGGTISGAGEVLKKNFPDIKIVAVEPSASPLLSGGKPGPHKIQGIGANFVPDILNREIYDQVITIENDDAFEYARRAAKEEGILCGISSGAAIYAALQVAKELGKGKRVVAVVPSNGERYLSTPLFNFEN; encoded by the coding sequence ATGGCTAAAATTGTGCAAAGCGTAACAGAGCTTATCGGTGATACTCCACTCGTTCGTTTGAACCGTATTGTTCCGGAAGGAAGCGCAGAAATCTATGTGAAGCTGGAATACCAGAATCCGGGCGCAAGCGTAAAAGACCGCATTGCAATCGGCATGATCGAGGCTGCCGAGCGTGAAGGCCTGATCAAGCCTGGTGATACAATCGTTGAGCCTACAAGCGGCAATACCGGGATCGGACTTGCACTTGTAGCAGCGGCGAAAGGTTATAAAGCGATTATCGTTATGCCGGAGTCGATGAGCATCGAGCGCCGCAACCTGCTTCGCGCTTACGGCGCTGAGCTGGTGCTGACGCCTGGGGCGGAAGGCATGAACGGCGCAGTCCGCAAAGCAGAAGAAATCGTTGCGGAAAACCCGGGTTATTTCATTCCGCAGCAATTTAAGAACCCTGCCAACGTGCAGGTTCACCGCGATACGACCGGCCCTGAAATTGTAGAAGCGATCAACTCGCTTGACGGCAAATTGGACGCGTTTGTTGCCGGCATCGGTACAGGCGGCACGATTTCCGGCGCTGGCGAAGTGCTGAAGAAAAACTTCCCGGACATTAAAATCGTAGCGGTTGAGCCATCGGCTTCCCCGCTGTTGTCGGGAGGCAAACCCGGCCCGCACAAAATTCAAGGGATCGGCGCTAACTTCGTACCGGACATCCTTAATCGTGAAATTTACGATCAAGTCATTACGATCGAAAACGACGATGCATTTGAATATGCACGCCGCGCTGCGAAAGAAGAAGGCATCCTGTGCGGCATTTCTTCCGGCGCTGCGATTTATGCAGCTCTGCAAGTAGCGAAAGAACTCGGCAAAGGCAAACGTGTAGTTGCGGTTGTTCCAAGCAACGGCGAACGTTACCTGAGCACGCCGCTGTTCAACTTCGAGAACTAA
- a CDS encoding peptidylprolyl isomerase — protein MRKYEVLRAVVILQAICMVVLAAVVVVKLLPGQDGSDDSDTKFREGGLAEGSKAVASIGGETVTEKELGQALYDKYGEEVLRTILVHKAIDLEVKKEGITLTSEEQEAELSSLTEGYSSESEYFQMMQDQLGMTKQEVLDDMRYRLLLEKIATQSVTVSKQEIDDYIDAHADSYSDKLQLHLRWIVTSTEQAANSVLDRLAGGEDFAQLAEEQSIDSFTAASGGDLGLIDAKDPFYQPDILDAASRLQTGEYAGPFEVDAGYAVVQLVERRLTKGQDMAEVRKQVEQQLALAKAKPLHDVEDDLLRKYGAVNFP, from the coding sequence ATGAGGAAATATGAGGTGCTGAGGGCAGTCGTAATCCTTCAGGCCATATGTATGGTCGTATTGGCCGCGGTTGTAGTAGTGAAGCTGCTTCCCGGCCAGGACGGCTCGGACGATTCCGATACGAAATTCCGTGAAGGCGGGCTTGCAGAAGGCTCAAAGGCCGTTGCTTCCATTGGAGGCGAGACCGTTACGGAAAAGGAACTGGGGCAAGCGCTTTACGACAAATACGGCGAAGAGGTGCTGCGGACGATTCTCGTCCATAAAGCGATCGACCTCGAAGTGAAGAAGGAAGGCATTACGCTCACGAGCGAAGAGCAGGAAGCGGAGCTTTCCTCCTTAACCGAGGGCTACTCCAGCGAAAGCGAATATTTTCAGATGATGCAGGACCAGCTTGGCATGACCAAGCAGGAGGTGCTCGATGATATGCGTTACCGTCTGCTGCTGGAAAAAATCGCAACGCAATCCGTTACGGTATCGAAGCAGGAGATCGACGATTACATTGATGCGCATGCAGACAGCTACAGTGATAAACTGCAGCTGCACCTCCGGTGGATTGTAACCTCGACCGAGCAGGCTGCCAATTCGGTATTGGACCGGCTTGCCGGCGGAGAAGACTTTGCGCAGCTGGCGGAGGAGCAGTCTATCGATTCGTTTACGGCGGCAAGCGGCGGCGACCTTGGTCTCATAGACGCCAAGGATCCTTTCTATCAGCCGGATATTCTGGATGCGGCAAGCCGCCTGCAGACCGGAGAATACGCCGGGCCTTTTGAAGTGGATGCCGGGTATGCGGTTGTTCAGCTCGTTGAGCGGCGGCTGACGAAAGGGCAGGATATGGCCGAAGTGCGCAAGCAGGTGGAGCAGCAGCTCGCCTTGGCGAAAGCAAAGCCGCTTCATGATGTGGAAGATGATTTGCTGCGCAAATACGGTGCGGTAAATTTTCCTTGA